A single Nostoc sp. PCC 7107 DNA region contains:
- a CDS encoding AI-2E family transporter, giving the protein MNLSVNRLLTWLILILLFPLFFLNGWLLLRFFQYFQPLVTILVLASLFAFILNYPVSLLEGKGVKRNYGVTLVFILASLILVTLGITLLPIVSEQFNEMVKLLPQWIDSTETKLQGLNDWAFSQRSNIDFSQTFTKITDKIPDELEYLSDKLLSIIIDTIDSVSGALITVVLSFYLLLDGSRLWDGIFKKMPGDFTQQISKSIQQNFQNYLIGQGTLAVLMGLAQTFMFLLFQVQFGLLFGLGVGIFSLIPFGDVLSLIVITLIIATHDFWLAVKVLAVAVIIDQLIDQAIAPRLLGSFTGLRPIWVLISLLVGTYIGGVLGLIIAVPVAGFIKDVTDGFAISHDANTTVAGEDAEILPQESTSA; this is encoded by the coding sequence ATGAATTTATCAGTTAATCGACTCTTAACATGGCTAATTTTAATTTTGTTATTTCCCTTATTTTTTCTTAATGGATGGTTATTGTTGCGATTTTTTCAATATTTTCAACCTTTAGTTACTATTCTTGTTTTAGCTTCTTTATTTGCGTTTATTTTAAATTATCCTGTTTCATTATTGGAAGGAAAGGGAGTTAAACGCAACTATGGAGTTACACTTGTTTTCATATTAGCAAGTTTGATTTTGGTGACTTTGGGAATTACATTATTACCCATAGTTTCTGAGCAATTTAATGAAATGGTTAAATTACTGCCTCAATGGATTGATTCGACTGAAACAAAATTGCAGGGTTTAAATGATTGGGCTTTTAGTCAGAGAAGCAACATAGATTTTAGTCAAACTTTTACTAAGATTACTGATAAAATTCCCGATGAATTGGAGTATCTGTCAGATAAACTTTTAAGCATTATTATCGATACAATTGATAGTGTTTCGGGAGCATTAATTACAGTAGTTTTAAGTTTTTACTTGTTGTTAGATGGGTCAAGACTTTGGGATGGTATCTTTAAGAAGATGCCTGGTGATTTTACCCAACAAATAAGTAAATCTATTCAGCAAAACTTTCAAAATTACTTGATCGGTCAAGGAACATTAGCTGTACTGATGGGGCTTGCCCAAACATTCATGTTTTTGTTGTTTCAAGTCCAGTTTGGCCTGTTATTTGGTTTGGGGGTAGGAATTTTCAGCTTGATTCCCTTCGGAGATGTGTTGAGTTTGATTGTTATCACTTTAATTATAGCTACCCATGATTTTTGGTTAGCAGTAAAAGTACTGGCAGTAGCTGTGATTATTGATCAGTTAATTGATCAAGCGATCGCACCTCGATTGTTAGGTAGTTTTACAGGGCTAAGACCCATCTGGGTGTTAATTTCTTTATTGGTGGGAACTTACATTGGTGGTGTTTTAGGATTAATTATTGCTGTACCAGTGGCTGGTTTTATTAAAGATGTTACAGATGGCTTTGCTATATCTCATGATGCTAATACTACGGTGGCAGGTGAAGATGCAGAAATACTTCCACAAGAATCTACATCTGCTTGA
- a CDS encoding bifunctional orotidine-5'-phosphate decarboxylase/orotate phosphoribosyltransferase, with protein MHFFDKLYINIAQNQSLLFVGLDPNPEMMPSRYRSQDVITGLENWLQFIIEETADFVCAYKPTLGFYQALGIPGLELLYKTLATIPSHIPIILDAKHSDLNTSSIFAHTVFAEWHVDAITLSPYPGQDHVAPFLVYPDKAVFILCCTSNPGAETLQKYPANDSPLYLQVVKEAKNWGTPKELALEVGTTNPEVLGLIRAVAPERTIMARSIWAEGSSLKQILEAGLNSHGDGLLIPVPQDMLSNPNLSQEIQSLRAEINQIKSQITADASSCSLWLPDVRFEDQQLQNDLILQLYDIGCIMFGKFVQASGATFPYYIDLRKIISNPQVFNQVLNAYEKIIRNLTFDRLAGIPYGSLPTATGLALRLNCPMVFPRKEVKAHGTRKVIEGNFLAGEIVVVVDDILISGKSVMQGAEKLKSAGLNVHDIVVLIDHEQGVQARLRENGYRSYAVFTISQIVKTLYQAGRINDEQLLAFTES; from the coding sequence ATGCACTTTTTTGATAAATTATACATAAATATCGCCCAAAATCAAAGCTTACTATTTGTAGGACTTGATCCCAATCCAGAGATGATGCCTAGTCGTTATCGATCTCAAGACGTGATTACTGGTTTGGAGAATTGGTTGCAATTTATTATTGAAGAAACTGCGGATTTTGTTTGTGCATATAAGCCAACACTCGGCTTTTATCAGGCTTTAGGCATTCCTGGTTTGGAACTGTTATACAAAACTTTAGCGACTATCCCCAGTCATATTCCAATTATTTTAGATGCCAAACATAGTGATTTAAATACTAGTAGTATTTTTGCCCACACTGTATTTGCAGAATGGCATGTGGATGCAATTACTCTCAGCCCATATCCAGGGCAAGATCATGTTGCGCCGTTTTTGGTTTATCCTGATAAAGCAGTGTTTATTTTATGCTGTACTTCTAATCCTGGAGCCGAAACTCTACAAAAATATCCGGCTAATGATTCACCCCTTTATTTACAAGTGGTCAAAGAAGCAAAAAACTGGGGAACACCCAAAGAATTAGCTTTAGAAGTGGGAACGACTAATCCTGAAGTTTTGGGTTTAATTCGCGCAGTGGCACCAGAAAGAACCATAATGGCACGTAGCATTTGGGCTGAGGGTAGTAGTCTTAAGCAAATTTTAGAAGCTGGCTTAAATAGTCATGGTGATGGATTGCTAATTCCTGTACCTCAAGATATGCTGTCAAACCCAAACTTATCCCAAGAAATTCAATCTTTACGTGCCGAAATTAATCAAATAAAAAGTCAAATTACAGCTGATGCTTCTAGCTGTTCTTTATGGCTACCTGATGTTCGTTTTGAGGATCAGCAACTCCAAAATGATTTAATTTTGCAACTTTATGATATTGGTTGCATTATGTTTGGTAAATTTGTGCAAGCATCAGGAGCGACGTTTCCTTATTACATAGACTTACGCAAAATTATTTCTAATCCGCAAGTTTTTAATCAAGTTCTTAATGCTTATGAAAAAATTATCAGAAATCTGACTTTTGATAGATTGGCTGGTATTCCTTATGGTTCTTTGCCAACGGCGACTGGTTTAGCTTTGCGTTTAAATTGTCCAATGGTTTTTCCTCGTAAAGAAGTGAAAGCACATGGAACTCGCAAGGTAATTGAAGGCAATTTCTTGGCTGGTGAAATAGTAGTGGTAGTAGATGATATTCTCATTAGTGGTAAAAGTGTGATGCAGGGAGCAGAAAAATTGAAATCTGCTGGCTTAAATGTGCATGATATTGTAGTTTTAATTGACCATGAACAAGGAGTGCAAGCCAGACTCCGCGAAAATGGTTATCGAAGTTATGCAGTTTTCACTATTTCCCAAATCGTCAAAACTTTGTACCAAGCAGGAAGAATCAATGATGAGCAACTTTTAGCTTTTACTGAAAGCTAG
- a CDS encoding M61 family metallopeptidase: protein MTEATAPRLEIGVKETVPAIHYLVAMPQPETHLFEVSLLLVNHSSPTLDLKMPVWTPGSYLVREYAKNLQDFAVFAGDQPLPWRKISKNHWQVNTNGISELTVRYRIFANELSVRTNHLDSTHGYLNGAALFFRLRGCEGLPIQVTIVPPHPEWRVTTALPSVDGQSSTFYAADFDTLVDSPFEIGYHELYHFEVLGKPHELAIWGQGNYQAQQIIADIQKIIHVEAQMFGGLPYDRYVFLLHLFAQAYGGLEHKNCCSLIYQRFGFSSPDKYDRFIQLVAHEFFHLWNVKRIRPKALEVFDYDRENYTSSLWFCEGTTSYYDLLIPLRAGIYDAKSYFHNWSKEISRFLTTPGRKVQSLAESGFDAWIKLYRPDANSNNSQVSYYLKGEMVSLLLDLLIRQRSKNQRSLDDVMRLMWCKFGKQEIGYTPEELQEVIESVAEMDLTDFFNRYINGTEELPFNQYLEPFGLQVIADREEEPYFGLRLNSENGREIVKFVEFGSPAQLAGIDAGDELLAIAGIRVTSHQLSDRLKDYQPNDIIQVTVFHQDELRTCSVTLTAPRPSKYQVVPINNPDAIQKENFAAWLGVPITTLR from the coding sequence ATGACTGAAGCAACAGCACCTCGTCTCGAAATTGGCGTTAAGGAAACCGTACCGGCGATTCACTACCTGGTAGCAATGCCCCAACCAGAAACCCATCTGTTTGAGGTGAGCTTGCTGCTGGTTAATCACTCATCCCCAACACTCGACTTGAAAATGCCCGTCTGGACACCAGGCTCCTATTTAGTGCGGGAATATGCAAAAAATTTACAAGATTTTGCCGTTTTTGCTGGGGATCAGCCCTTGCCTTGGCGTAAAATCAGTAAAAACCACTGGCAGGTAAACACAAACGGTATTTCTGAATTAACAGTCCGTTACCGCATATTTGCCAATGAGTTATCGGTACGCACAAACCATTTGGATAGTACTCATGGTTATCTTAACGGTGCAGCCCTGTTTTTTAGATTACGAGGCTGTGAAGGGTTGCCAATTCAAGTGACTATTGTACCGCCCCATCCTGAATGGCGAGTAACTACTGCCTTGCCATCAGTTGATGGACAGTCTTCTACTTTTTATGCAGCTGATTTTGATACTCTTGTGGATAGCCCCTTTGAAATTGGTTATCACGAGTTGTATCACTTTGAGGTATTGGGAAAACCTCATGAACTAGCTATTTGGGGTCAGGGAAATTACCAAGCACAACAAATAATTGCTGATATTCAAAAAATCATTCATGTAGAAGCCCAGATGTTTGGCGGCTTGCCTTACGACAGATACGTGTTTCTACTGCATTTGTTTGCCCAAGCTTATGGCGGTTTAGAGCATAAAAACTGTTGCTCCTTAATTTATCAGCGTTTTGGTTTTAGCTCACCAGATAAATACGATCGCTTCATTCAACTGGTGGCACACGAGTTCTTTCACTTGTGGAATGTTAAACGGATTCGCCCAAAAGCTTTAGAAGTTTTTGATTACGACCGTGAAAATTATACATCTTCTTTGTGGTTTTGTGAAGGAACTACGAGTTACTACGATTTGTTAATTCCCTTGCGGGCAGGAATTTATGATGCCAAGTCATATTTTCATAATTGGAGTAAAGAAATTTCGCGGTTTTTAACTACACCAGGGCGGAAAGTGCAATCACTGGCTGAGTCAGGGTTTGATGCTTGGATTAAACTTTATCGCCCAGATGCTAATAGCAATAATTCACAAGTTTCCTACTATCTGAAGGGCGAAATGGTTTCTTTATTGCTAGATTTGCTAATTAGACAGCGGTCGAAAAATCAGCGATCGCTAGATGACGTGATGCGGCTGATGTGGTGCAAATTTGGCAAACAAGAAATTGGTTACACACCCGAAGAATTGCAAGAAGTAATTGAATCTGTTGCAGAAATGGATTTGACTGACTTCTTTAATCGCTACATTAATGGCACGGAAGAATTGCCTTTTAATCAGTACCTAGAACCTTTTGGCTTACAGGTGATTGCGGATAGAGAAGAAGAACCTTACTTTGGTTTGAGGTTAAACAGCGAGAATGGACGAGAGATTGTGAAATTTGTTGAATTTGGTTCACCCGCACAATTGGCGGGAATTGATGCAGGGGATGAGTTGCTGGCTATTGCCGGCATACGAGTAACATCTCATCAACTAAGCGATCGCTTAAAAGATTACCAACCAAACGACATCATTCAAGTTACCGTCTTTCATCAAGATGAACTCCGCACTTGTTCTGTCACCCTGACTGCACCACGTCCTAGTAAGTATCAGGTAGTTCCAATCAACAATCCTGATGCTATACAAAAAGAAAATTTTGCTGCTTGGTTAGGTGTACCAATAACGACTCTGCGTTAA
- a CDS encoding Crp/Fnr family transcriptional regulator, whose amino-acid sequence MQTEVFSELFPLLSTANPQTLEWLLNVAIDHEYPVGRAVLMEDAWGNAVYFVVSGWVKVRRTSGEDSVAIAILGRGDFFGEMAILDESPRSTDVIALSPVKLLSISRERFIQILFKDPQLHHRMLQLMVRRIRQFNQRLQIRSSPPAVKLAHTLVSLGESYGQESEQGKEIFNIPFKDLAEVTEIGVEETTKIMEKLHEKGWITIDNVNNIIYLLNFKQLMNLAGKV is encoded by the coding sequence ATGCAGACTGAGGTTTTTAGTGAACTTTTCCCCTTGCTGAGTACAGCCAACCCCCAAACTTTAGAATGGCTGCTCAATGTTGCAATTGATCACGAGTATCCCGTAGGACGCGCCGTATTAATGGAAGATGCCTGGGGTAACGCAGTTTACTTTGTGGTATCTGGGTGGGTGAAAGTCCGCCGTACTTCTGGCGAAGATTCTGTTGCCATAGCGATTTTAGGTCGGGGCGATTTTTTTGGAGAAATGGCGATTTTAGATGAATCTCCGCGTTCAACTGATGTCATTGCTCTTTCGCCTGTGAAGTTACTCAGCATTTCTCGTGAGCGTTTTATTCAAATCTTGTTTAAAGATCCACAATTGCATCATCGGATGCTTCAACTGATGGTGCGAAGAATCCGGCAATTTAACCAACGCTTACAGATTCGCTCTTCACCACCTGCTGTAAAACTGGCGCACACCTTAGTCAGTTTAGGTGAAAGCTATGGACAAGAATCAGAGCAAGGTAAAGAAATTTTTAATATTCCCTTTAAAGATCTGGCAGAAGTAACAGAAATCGGAGTAGAGGAAACCACCAAAATCATGGAAAAATTACATGAAAAAGGATGGATTACAATTGATAATGTTAATAACATCATTTACTTGCTTAACTTCAAGCAATTGATGAATTTGGCTGGCAAAGTCTAA
- a CDS encoding HetZ-related protein 2 gives MQTLRQGFEEYNLTMAKDGEKLAQYWRKRLAVEIPEQNVSVRESIVLWLLGKDLNRFELLNPKELEIAKQAMEYRWKILRQRYLGIGRERAYRNLITRLGSLVSLRHKIQTWVALSRDRQRSVIDVLQEVIQELLQSDSYMQQQMACIVEFTNDRRLQDTLLFASVEEYALRPVRNQPLLVYRFVNYLRRTQRGGLTQVPGSDIVRLVSEEILTDDNDNRVNLVDTQAIAEYQEAQQLEEQQSLRQSVQTEFADYLQENLGQEAVDWLKLYLQGKSQDEIAKQLQRPIREIYRLREKISYHAVRVFALKGKPELVNSWLSISLEEHNLGLTPSQWQQLYQKLTPLGQQVLDLRKAGNSLEAIAQQLNLKSHQVMGEWTKIYLIAQSLRTEESGA, from the coding sequence ATGCAAACTTTAAGGCAAGGTTTTGAAGAATACAATCTCACTATGGCAAAAGATGGAGAAAAACTGGCACAGTATTGGCGTAAACGTCTAGCTGTAGAGATTCCAGAACAAAACGTATCTGTGAGGGAGAGTATTGTTCTGTGGCTTTTGGGAAAAGACTTAAATCGATTTGAACTATTAAATCCCAAAGAACTGGAAATTGCCAAGCAAGCGATGGAATATCGCTGGAAAATTTTACGTCAACGCTACTTGGGTATTGGCAGAGAACGTGCGTATCGTAACTTAATCACACGATTAGGAAGTTTAGTCAGCTTACGCCATAAAATTCAAACTTGGGTAGCATTAAGCCGCGATCGCCAACGCAGTGTCATAGATGTCTTACAAGAAGTTATCCAAGAATTACTACAAAGCGACAGCTATATGCAGCAGCAAATGGCTTGTATCGTCGAATTTACTAACGACAGACGACTACAAGATACACTCTTGTTTGCCAGTGTAGAAGAGTATGCTTTGCGCCCAGTCCGCAATCAACCTCTACTCGTTTACAGATTTGTCAACTACTTGCGTCGGACTCAGCGTGGTGGCTTAACTCAAGTACCAGGTAGTGACATAGTGAGACTGGTTTCCGAAGAAATTCTCACCGATGACAATGATAATCGCGTTAATTTGGTAGATACGCAAGCGATCGCCGAATATCAAGAAGCACAACAACTAGAAGAACAACAATCACTGCGCCAATCTGTGCAAACAGAATTTGCTGATTATTTACAAGAAAATCTCGGACAAGAAGCAGTCGATTGGCTGAAATTATATCTTCAAGGCAAATCTCAAGATGAAATTGCCAAGCAACTGCAAAGGCCGATTCGGGAAATCTACCGCCTGCGGGAAAAAATCAGCTACCATGCAGTTCGTGTCTTTGCCCTTAAAGGCAAACCCGAACTCGTCAATAGCTGGCTATCAATTTCTTTAGAAGAACATAACTTGGGACTTACACCTAGTCAATGGCAGCAACTTTATCAAAAATTAACCCCACTGGGGCAGCAAGTACTAGATTTACGCAAAGCAGGTAATTCCCTGGAAGCGATCGCCCAACAATTAAACCTCAAAAGCCATCAGGTAATGGGAGAATGGACAAAAATTTATCTCATAGCCCAATCGTTGAGAACCGAAGAATCAGGAGCATAA
- a CDS encoding carbon dioxide-concentrating mechanism protein CcmK — MSLQAVGSLETKGFPAVLAAADAMVKAGRVTLVGYIRVGSARFTVNIRGDVSEVKTAMAAGVEAAANVYGGTLESWVIIPRPHENVEAVLPIAYTEEVQEYRDSVENPIIGRSRNGR, encoded by the coding sequence ATGTCATTACAAGCCGTTGGCTCGCTGGAAACTAAAGGTTTTCCTGCTGTACTTGCAGCAGCAGACGCAATGGTAAAAGCTGGACGAGTTACCCTCGTTGGTTATATCAGAGTTGGTAGCGCACGTTTTACAGTAAATATTCGAGGAGATGTATCGGAAGTCAAAACCGCGATGGCTGCCGGTGTAGAAGCAGCAGCAAATGTTTATGGTGGAACATTAGAATCTTGGGTAATTATTCCCCGTCCCCATGAAAACGTTGAGGCTGTTTTACCAATTGCTTATACTGAAGAAGTGCAAGAGTATCGAGACTCTGTAGAAAATCCCATCATTGGTAGGTCTCGTAACGGACGATAG
- a CDS encoding carbon dioxide-concentrating mechanism protein CcmK → MPMAVGVIETLGFPSVLAAADAMVKSAAVTLVYYGLAESGRFIVAVRGHVAEVNRAVEQGINAGEQVKAETVITHYIVPNPPENVETILPIHFTAKSEPFRIF, encoded by the coding sequence ATGCCAATGGCTGTTGGCGTAATTGAAACTTTAGGTTTTCCATCTGTGTTAGCCGCGGCAGATGCAATGGTGAAATCTGCCGCAGTCACGCTAGTGTATTATGGCCTAGCGGAAAGTGGCCGCTTTATTGTTGCTGTCCGAGGACATGTTGCTGAAGTAAACAGAGCTGTTGAACAAGGTATAAATGCTGGGGAGCAAGTAAAGGCTGAAACAGTAATCACCCATTATATAGTTCCTAATCCCCCGGAAAATGTGGAAACAATACTACCAATCCACTTCACCGCCAAATCAGAACCTTTCCGTATCTTCTAA
- a CDS encoding alpha/beta fold hydrolase gives MFPSFLPTAVSQLTEPESIALARSIQSHAITTPLSDQAITTTYAQQGSGSTPILLIHGFDSSVLEFRRLLPLLAENNETWAVDLLGFGFTDRLAGIPFSPVTIKTHLYYFWKTLINQPVILVGASMGGAAALDFTLTYPEVVKKLVLIDSAGLKAGSPLAKFMFPPLDNWATQFLRNPKVRDRISRTAYKNPSLISLDAAYCGGLHLEMPSWHLALIAFTKSGGYSAFRFKQLAQILQPTLILWGDSDKILGTTDAKRFKRAIPNSKLIWIQNSGHIPHLEQPQVTAKSILEFREES, from the coding sequence ATGTTTCCCAGCTTTTTACCTACCGCAGTTAGTCAATTAACAGAGCCAGAATCGATCGCCCTAGCGCGGAGTATTCAAAGTCACGCGATCACTACTCCTTTATCTGATCAAGCGATTACCACAACCTATGCACAACAAGGTAGTGGTAGTACACCAATTTTACTAATTCACGGCTTTGATAGTTCTGTATTAGAATTCCGCCGACTGTTGCCACTGTTGGCAGAAAATAATGAAACTTGGGCAGTTGATTTACTGGGTTTTGGCTTTACCGACAGACTCGCAGGCATACCATTTAGCCCTGTCACCATTAAAACCCATCTATATTATTTCTGGAAAACCTTAATTAACCAACCTGTAATTTTAGTAGGTGCATCAATGGGAGGTGCAGCCGCCCTTGATTTTACCCTCACTTACCCAGAAGTTGTTAAAAAACTGGTATTAATTGATAGTGCTGGGTTAAAAGCGGGTTCACCCTTAGCGAAATTCATGTTTCCGCCCTTAGATAATTGGGCGACGCAATTTTTGCGTAATCCTAAAGTGCGCGATCGCATTTCTCGGACTGCTTATAAAAATCCCAGTCTGATTTCCCTAGATGCAGCATATTGTGGCGGATTGCATCTAGAAATGCCTAGTTGGCATTTAGCTTTAATTGCTTTTACCAAAAGTGGTGGTTACAGTGCTTTTAGATTTAAACAACTGGCACAAATTTTGCAACCGACATTAATTCTTTGGGGCGACTCAGATAAAATTTTAGGCACGACAGATGCCAAGCGATTTAAACGGGCAATTCCCAACAGTAAACTGATTTGGATTCAAAATTCAGGCCATATCCCGCATTTAGAACAACCACAAGTCACAGCTAAAAGCATTCTAGAATTTCGAGAGGAATCATAA
- a CDS encoding ChaB family protein produces the protein MPEVYQAERTISAVIKEQKQIDDVIRRLLDRGVPRDHISVMGRNFQSETRIAGFITKRDVILGGLRTGAIFGSLFGSFLSLLTGVGVLFIPFVGPIVAAGPISALLLGAASGAIAGSAGAGLVSALTAWGMPEDKAAIYQTRLQAGEFLLMAEIPSDRTGEFQLLLESAGAEEIHTTDKTLAHPCPGPCNSPEDLSPEVRSHLSEEAQRTFIERYNAVLNETSDEFNAEQAAWEAVHQRFDEDQNGVWSKEKVNV, from the coding sequence GTGCCAGAAGTCTATCAAGCAGAACGTACTATCTCGGCTGTAATTAAAGAACAGAAGCAAATTGATGATGTAATTCGACGTTTACTAGACAGAGGCGTACCCAGAGATCATATTTCGGTTATGGGACGGAATTTTCAGTCGGAAACGCGAATTGCTGGCTTTATTACTAAGAGGGATGTAATTTTAGGTGGGTTGCGAACAGGGGCGATTTTTGGTTCTCTGTTTGGCTCTTTCCTAAGTTTGCTCACAGGTGTAGGTGTATTGTTCATCCCCTTTGTTGGCCCAATTGTCGCGGCGGGGCCAATCAGTGCATTACTATTAGGTGCTGCTAGTGGTGCGATCGCAGGTAGTGCTGGTGCTGGTTTAGTCTCAGCTCTCACAGCCTGGGGAATGCCTGAAGATAAAGCTGCAATCTACCAAACCCGCTTACAAGCTGGCGAATTTCTCTTAATGGCAGAAATCCCTAGCGATCGCACTGGCGAATTTCAATTACTTTTAGAAAGTGCTGGTGCTGAAGAAATTCACACAACTGATAAAACATTAGCTCATCCTTGTCCTGGCCCTTGTAATAGCCCAGAGGATTTGTCTCCTGAAGTCCGTTCACATCTGTCTGAAGAAGCTCAACGGACATTCATTGAGCGTTACAATGCGGTCTTGAATGAAACCAGTGATGAGTTTAATGCTGAACAAGCTGCTTGGGAAGCTGTACATCAGCGCTTTGATGAAGATCAAAACGGGGTTTGGTCAAAGGAAAAAGTTAACGTCTAG
- a CDS encoding Dps family protein: protein MRTINIGLTEEQRQGVANLLNQDLADAYLLLVKTKKYHWDVVGPQFRSLHQLWEEHYEKLTLNIDALAERVRALGCYPIGTMEGFLQIATLKEHSGDVPTATGMVANLVEDHEQVIRNLREHIDQSSEEFHDEGTADFLTGLMEEHEEMAWMLRSFIEGQELQPDGNKPATGSKTPVGV, encoded by the coding sequence ATGCGTACGATTAACATTGGTTTGACAGAAGAACAGCGTCAAGGTGTAGCAAATCTGTTAAATCAAGATTTAGCAGATGCCTATTTACTTTTAGTAAAAACCAAAAAGTATCATTGGGATGTCGTCGGCCCTCAGTTTCGCAGTCTGCACCAGCTTTGGGAAGAACACTACGAAAAACTAACTCTCAATATTGATGCACTAGCCGAACGGGTTCGTGCTTTGGGTTGTTACCCTATTGGAACAATGGAAGGATTTCTGCAAATTGCTACCCTCAAAGAACATTCAGGTGATGTTCCCACAGCTACAGGTATGGTAGCCAATCTTGTGGAAGATCATGAGCAGGTTATTCGCAATCTCAGAGAGCATATAGATCAGTCCAGTGAAGAGTTTCATGATGAAGGAACTGCTGACTTTTTAACTGGACTGATGGAAGAACATGAAGAGATGGCTTGGATGCTGCGCTCTTTTATTGAAGGACAAGAATTGCAGCCAGATGGAAATAAGCCAGCAACAGGATCAAAAACTCCTGTGGGTGTGTAG
- the nfi gene encoding deoxyribonuclease V (cleaves DNA at apurinic or apyrimidinic sites), producing the protein MKIYQPHTWPQTLEAAITIQESLSQQVIIEDQLREPISYVAGVDMGFTADGTISRAAVAVLSFPDLQVIETTLAHRPTSFPYIPGFLSFREIPAVLDALEKIQTVPDIILCDGQGIAHPRRFGIASHLGVILDMPTIGVAKSLFIGKHKELPETRGSWQPLIHKGETIGAVLRTRIGVKPLYISSGHKISLTTAIDYVLRCTPKFRLPETTRVADKLASNR; encoded by the coding sequence ATGAAGATTTATCAACCTCATACTTGGCCTCAAACCCTAGAAGCCGCTATCACTATTCAAGAAAGTTTGAGTCAACAAGTAATCATAGAAGATCAATTAAGAGAACCTATCAGTTATGTTGCTGGTGTAGATATGGGTTTTACAGCCGATGGGACAATTAGCCGCGCCGCTGTAGCAGTGCTGAGTTTTCCTGATTTGCAAGTTATAGAAACAACCCTCGCACACCGTCCGACTTCATTTCCTTACATTCCTGGGTTTCTCTCCTTTCGAGAAATTCCGGCGGTACTTGATGCCTTAGAAAAAATCCAGACAGTACCGGATATTATTCTTTGTGATGGACAAGGCATTGCTCATCCCCGCAGATTTGGGATAGCCAGTCATTTAGGGGTAATTTTGGATATGCCGACAATTGGTGTAGCTAAATCACTATTTATTGGCAAGCATAAGGAACTGCCAGAAACTAGAGGTAGTTGGCAACCACTCATACACAAAGGTGAAACCATTGGTGCAGTTTTACGGACTCGCATTGGGGTTAAACCTTTGTATATTTCTAGTGGTCACAAAATTAGCTTGACTACAGCCATTGATTATGTATTGCGCTGTACACCCAAATTCAGGCTCCCAGAAACTACCCGTGTAGCTGATAAGTTAGCTTCTAATAGATAA
- a CDS encoding GDSL-type esterase/lipase family protein translates to MQTLQALSSMQLSLLPNQCQSLKIVALGDSIVYGFGDPEHGGWVEQLRRWWMLPGSAGHVLYNLGVRGDRTQQVAQRLEVEFRHRGELRNRVPDLIILSVGLNDSARLGRPNGKNYTDFAIFETDIAHLLDLAQQLCPVLFVGMTPVDETKMPFLDCFYFNHSDQHRYKEATRLACQQRQIPYLDIFDQWMGRGETWLQQRMNVDGLHPNTLGYQALLDDVLKWDALAPYHSQPEYQLR, encoded by the coding sequence ATGCAAACATTACAAGCTCTTTCTTCAATGCAACTGTCTTTACTCCCAAATCAATGTCAGTCTTTGAAGATTGTCGCTCTTGGAGACAGCATAGTTTACGGTTTTGGTGATCCTGAACATGGTGGTTGGGTGGAACAACTGCGCCGATGGTGGATGTTGCCCGGTAGTGCTGGTCATGTTTTATATAATTTAGGTGTCAGAGGCGATCGCACACAACAGGTAGCCCAAAGACTAGAAGTAGAATTTCGCCATCGAGGTGAACTCCGCAACCGCGTTCCAGATTTAATTATTCTTTCCGTCGGGTTGAATGATTCAGCACGGTTAGGTCGTCCCAATGGGAAAAATTACACAGATTTTGCCATTTTTGAGACAGATATAGCCCATTTGCTAGATTTGGCACAACAACTTTGCCCAGTTTTGTTTGTGGGTATGACACCCGTGGATGAAACCAAGATGCCATTTCTTGATTGTTTTTATTTTAATCACAGTGATCAACACCGTTACAAAGAAGCTACACGCCTAGCTTGTCAGCAACGCCAAATTCCTTACTTGGATATTTTCGACCAATGGATGGGACGCGGTGAAACTTGGTTACAGCAAAGAATGAATGTTGATGGTCTACATCCCAATACATTAGGCTATCAAGCTTTGCTAGACGACGTGCTGAAATGGGATGCTTTAGCACCATATCATTCTCAACCAGAATACCAATTGAGATAA